One genomic segment of Coffea arabica cultivar ET-39 chromosome 6e, Coffea Arabica ET-39 HiFi, whole genome shotgun sequence includes these proteins:
- the LOC113695304 gene encoding protein WHAT'S THIS FACTOR 1 homolog, chloroplastic codes for MPHRGVRSKALLRQFLLYLRLPFVNEVTFNSNDNAFRYLQWRLMTTSKRVQERSKRKRVHDLEVALEKHKVLSKILFFFEILKQEPEQIVPIKSLDRYRRQINLPKPHKLSAFLRKSPKLFELYKDQRGVLWCGMTKMAEELVEEEGRIIEENSDKAAEYVTRMLMMSVDKRLPLEKIAHFRRDIGLPVDFRSRWVHRYPENFRVVRPFKPYDEGEYLELVEWKSSWAITELEKKSGMVEELSGGDHVPGLLSLSFPMKFPPNYKKVLSRYYPQIGNFQKREYLSPYADARDLKAGSQEFDKRAVAVMHELLSFTTEKRVVTDHLTHFRREFVMPQKLMRLLLKHFGIFYVSERGRRFSVFLNEAYEGSELIEKHPLVVWREKVNGLIDYRKKKKRIGTVEVLHDIDDKDLFESESENDSILLDHEQEETMGNLEDASPADSSEMEIEEIYAAYQD; via the coding sequence ATGCCCCACCGAGGTGTTAGAAGCAAAGCTCTTTTAAGacaatttttattgtatttacGCCTGCCATTTGTGAATGAGGTTACGTTCAATAGTAATGATAATGCATTTCGCTACTTACAATGGCGATTGATGACTACCAGCAAAAGGGTTCAAGAGAGGAGCAAGAGAAAACGTGTCCATGATCTTGAGGTGGCTCTGGAAAAGCACAAAGTACTGTCCAAGAttctatttttctttgaaattttaaagCAAGAGCCTGAACAAATCGTGCCCATTAAAAGTTTAGATAGGTACAGAAGGCAAATTAACCTCCCTAAACCCCATAAACTATCAGCTTTTCTTCGGAAATCGCCTAAGCTTTTCGAGCTGTACAAGGATCAGAGAGGGGTCTTGTGGTGTGGGATGACGAAAATGGCTGAGGAATTAGTGGAGGAAGAGGGAAGAATTATTGAGGAGAATAGCGATAAGGCTGCTGAATATGTTACTAGGATGTTGATGATGTCAGTAGATAAACGACTTCCATTGGAGAAGATTGCACATTTTAGGAGGGATATAGGGTTGCCAGTGGATTTTAGGAGCCGTTGGGTGCATAGATATCCTGAAAATTTTAGAGTCGTGCGGCCGTTTAAACCGTATGATGAGGGGGAATATTTGGAACTTGTTGAGTGGAAGTCTAGTTGGGCAATAACAGAATTGGAGAAGAAGTCAGGGATGGTTGAGGAGTTGAGTGGTGGCGATCACGTTCCAGGGCTGCTTTCGCTGTCGTTTCCTATGAAGTTTCCTCCTAATTATAAAAAGGTCTTGTCACGATATTATCCACAAATTGGGAATTTTCAGAAGAGAGAATATTTGTCTCCGTATGCAGATGCTAGAGATCTGAAAGCTGGCTCACAAGAATTTGATAAGAGGGCTGTGGCAGTTATGCATGAGCTACTGAGTTTTACAACTGAAAAGAGGGTGGTAACTGATCATTTGACACACTTTAGAAGAGAATTTGTGATGCCTCAAAAGTTGATGCGATTGTTGCTGAAGCATTTTGGTATCTTTTATGTTTCGGAGAGGGGGAGGAGGTTTAGTGTCTTTCTCAATGAGGCCTATGAAGGTTCAGAATTGATAGAAAAGCATCCCTTGGTTGTTTGGAGGGAAAAAGTCAATGGACTTATAGATtacagaaagaaaaagaagagaattgGGACTGTTGAAGTTTTACATGATATAGATGATAAGGACCTGTTTGAGAGTGAGTCTGAGAATGACAGTATCTTGTTGGATCATGAACAGGAGGAGACCATGGGTAATCTAGAGGATGCTTCACCTGCAGACAGTTCAGAGATGGAGATTGAAGAGATTTATGCGGCATACCAGGACTGA
- the LOC113695365 gene encoding uncharacterized protein, with protein sequence MATKFQYAINPLATASNNSLAVNQNSDWGYSRETGARGQSEESALHHFKHSMDHEMFDLQKIESIKKTMLLHEDIFQRQVRELHRLYNLQMKLMYELKKEMTYKQGPLAGKDPSSSQFLICQKQMQDIRSNLPVHGLTYGSAERSASSCGESLRMPKLFNLERVAEEGPSTSIQPTEQDQQRPNRYGLSTSNKASMDGSDEEIDVELTLSIGCSKSKKRSNSRNNPCSLELGGSDSNYSGKELCSAAIVKTEKREDSDDPSPALSSSSATPNQNTNATTSHWLFQDLSLNRT encoded by the exons ATGGCAACCAAATTCCAATATGCAATAAACCCATTAGCTACTGCTTCAAACAACTCACTTGCTGTAAATCAAAACAGCGACTGGGGATACTCCCGAGAAACTGGTGCAAGGGGGCAATCAGAGGAAAGTGCTCTGCATCATTTTAAGCACTCTATGGATCATGAGATGTTCGATTTACAGAAGATAGAGTCCATCAAGAAGACAATGCTATTGCATGAAGATATCTTTCAAAGACAG GTAAGAGAGCTTCACCGGCTGTATAATCTCCAAATGAAGTTGATGTATGAGCTAAAGAAAGAGATGACGTATAAACAAGGTCCGTTAGCAGGAAAGGATCCTAGCAGTTCTCAATTTTTAATTTGCCAAAAACAAATGCAAGATATCAGGTCCAATCTCCCTGTACATGGATTGACATATGGTTCAGCAGAAAGGAGTGCTAGCAGTTGCGGGGAGAGCCTGAGAATGCCAAAACTATTCAACCTCGAAAGGGTTGCTGAGGAAGGTCCCTCAACTAGCATTCAGCCCACTGAACAGGATCAACAAAGGCCTAATAGGTACGGGCTTTCAACGAGTAATAAGGCAAGCATGGATGGATCAGATGAAGAAATAGATGTGGAGCTGACTCTCAGCATTGGGTGTAGCAAGAGTAAAAAGAGATCGAACAGCCGGAATAATCCATGCAGCCTAGAATTAGGGGGGTCAGATTCGAATTATAGTGGCAAAGAGCTCTGTTCTGCTGCAATTGTAAAAACAGAGAAAAGGGAAGATTCTGATGACCCCAGCCCTGCTTTAAGCAGTTCGAGTGCCACACCGAACCAAAATACTAATGCAACAACATCCCATTGGCTTTTCCAAGATCTGAGTTTGAACAGAACATAA
- the LOC113696205 gene encoding uncharacterized protein, giving the protein MKKKPRTPKPKPFLATLSALPGPSLIKHLASCNASIRSQSLKLIQAWLSDSQTELPEDDMKRLWKGLFYCLWHSDKAPAQGLLINRLSSLLITLDPLLSLQYFGCFLVTLRREWTGIDHLRLDKFYLLIRRFVNGVFSLMRKYMWDLEYLGKYVEVLEEKGFLANDKLLGNGVNYHVVSVFLDELKGFKVPLARKEVVQCLFKPFFSVMGRSLDKVLVGKVKSCVFDTLLDGGRALLQRKKNGVDEKDGEIGDMLLGLIALKMGFSGRLYEVGASPDCLQGNRKVVLGLHEEFLKLEGEMQASQIDFAIPEFNEVDDNDGEEVPQLIPIDNGVREVVAASQDEDADPVVEKEGNIKKKKKKKGKEAGDKKAKKKKKEKDRVMDYTYRIEENGVVNANCSENCNAGNVYALENANAVSANGYESTSAFKNDESVLEFSESVISNLQLQFEKIAAEQGSDDDLKSSDDLPLVAMKKKRKRAKSADSRCNPEVGTEGEDGLDASAKSAKKVRFAMKNNLIWKPHSPLPPQSLRIPPSLTPRGSALKKGVPPGPIREMPPATKKVKQKKKGRKILRTISPGMKRLKKVRVVSV; this is encoded by the coding sequence ATGAAGAAAAAACCCAGAACCCCAAAGCCGAAACCCTTTTTAGCAACCCTCTCAGCCTTACCTGGGCCGTCCTTGATTAAGCACTTAGCGTCTTGCAACGCCTCAATCAGATCCCAATCCCTCAAGCTAATTCAAGCTTGGCTGTCAGACTCTCAAACCGAACTTCCCGAGGATGATATGAAAAGGCTGTGGAAGGGGCTTTTCTATTGCCTTTGGCATTCGGATAAAGCTCCTGCTCAAGGTTTACTCATCAACCGTTTGTCTTCCTTGCTAATTACGCTTGACCCTTTGCTTTCTTTGCAGTATTTTGGCTGTTTTTTGGTAACTCTTCGTCGTGAATGGACCGGCATTGATCATTTGAGATTGGATAAGTTTTACTTGCTCATTAGGAGGTTTGTGAATGGGGTTTTTTCTTTGATGAGGAAATACATGTGGGATTTGGAGTATTTGGGGAAATATGTTGAGGTGTTGGAGGAAAAGGGGTTTTTGGCCAACGATAAATTGTTGGGTAATGGGGTGAATTATCACGTTGTTTCTGTTTTTCTTGATGAGTTGAAAGGATTTAAGGTTCCGCTGGCGAGAAAGGAAGTGGTGCAGTGTTTGTTTAAGCCGTTCTTTAGTGTCATGGGGAGGTCTTTGGATAAGGTTTTGGTGGGAAAAGTGAAGAGTTGTGTGTTTGATACTTTGTTGGACGGAGGAAGGGCGTTGTTGCAGCGAAAGAAAAACGGGGTTGATGAGAAAGATGGTGAAATTGGGGATATGTTGTTGGGGTTAATCGCATTGAAGATGGGGTTTTCTGGGAGGCTTTATGAGGTGGGAGCATCTCCTGACTGTCTTCAGGGGAATAGGAAGGTGGTTCTTGGGTTGCATGAAGAATTTTTGAAGCTGGAGGGGGAAATGCAAGCATCACAGATTGATTTTGCCATTCCAGAGTTTAACGAGGTTGATGACAATGATGGAGAAGAGGTGCCTCAGTTAATCCCGATAGATAATGGTGTCAGGGAAGTAGTTGCTGCATCACAGGATGAAGATGCTGATCCTGTTGTTGAAAAAGAAGGGAAtattaagaagaagaagaagaagaaggggaaGGAAGCAGGCGATAAAAAAgctaagaagaagaaaaaggagaaggaTAGGGTTATGGACTATACCTATAGGATTGAAGAAAATGGTGTAGTTAATGCTAATTGTTCAGAAAACTGCAATGCAGGTAACGTTTATGCCTTGGAAAATGCGAATGCAGTTTCTGCTAATGGTTATGAATCAACCAGTGCTTTCAAGAATGATGAAAGTGTCTTGGAATTCAGCGAGTCCGTGATTTCAAATCTTCAGCTCCAGTTTGAGAAGATTGCTGCTGAGCAAGGTTCTGATGATGACTTAAAGTCTTCTGATGACTTGCCTCTAGTCGCaatgaaaaagaagagaaagagagcTAAAAGTGCAGATAGTCGTTGCAATCCAGAGGTGGGCACTGAAGGAGAGGATGGACTAGATGCCAGTGCAAAGAGTGCCAAGAAAGTGAGGTTTGCAATGAAGAATAACTTGATCTGGAAGCCACATAGTCCATTGCCACCTCAAAGTTTAAGGATACCACCCTCTCTTACTCCAAGAGGTAGTGCACTCAAAAAGGGAGTACCTCCAGGTCCCATCAGAGAAATGCCTCCTgcaaccaagaaggtgaagcagaagaagaagGGACGAAAGATATTAAGGACAATTTCTCCTGGCATGAAACGACTCAAGAAGGTCCGAGTTGTTTCTGTTTAA
- the LOC113694600 gene encoding probable receptor-like serine/threonine-protein kinase At5g57670, which yields MKFIRTASLKRLFSPKRHSLEDELPKHSDSTQEEGNNKSKTDSASPPPAELLKRPSWKCFSYAEIFAATNGFSPENMVGKGGYAEVYRGELQGGEAIAVKMLTKASDDERKEKEFLTEIGTLGHVCHPNVTALLGCCIDNGLYLIFQFSSKGSVASVLHDENLPAMDWKTRHQIAVGTARGLHYLHKSCPRRIIHRDIKASNILLTTDFEPQISDFGLAKWLPSQWTHHSIVPIEGTFGHLAPEYFMHGVVDEKTDVFAFGVFLLELLSGKKPVDGSHQSLHSWAKPILSRGEIEKVVDPRVGGFYDVKQLDRLALAASLCIRGSSIWRPTMSEILEVMLEEEINEENWKMPEEEEEQEEFWGFEDLECESDHSSFSTSPHDSISTGSS from the exons ATCCAAAACAGACAGTGCTTCTCCTCCACCAGCAGAACTTCTTAAAAGACCTTCTTGGAAATGCTTTTCCTATGCAGAAATCTTTGCTGCCACCAATGGTTTTAGCCCAg AGAATATGGTAGGAAAAGGAGGATATGCAGAGGTTTACAGAGGAGAATTGCAAGGTGGGGAAGCAATTGCTGTGAAAATGCTGACCAAAGCGTCCGATGATGAGAGGAAAGAGAAGGAGTTTTTGACAGAGATTGGAACATTGGGACATGTTTGCCATCCAAATGTAACTGCATTGCTTGGTTGTTGTATTGACAATGGACTTTACCTTATCTTCCAATTTTCATCTAAGGGCTCTGTGGCTTCTGTTCTTCATG ATGAGAACTTGCCTGCCATGGACTGGAAAACAAGGCATCAGATTGCTGTTGGAACTGCCAGAGGCCTACATTATCTGCACAAGAGCTGTCCCAGAAGAATAATCCACAGAGACATCAAGGCTTCAAACATCTTATTGACTACAGACTTTGAACCACAG ATTTCTGATTTCGGGCTTGCAAAATGGCTTCCATCACAATGGACTCACCATTCAATTGTTCCAATTGAAGGAACTTTTGG GCACTTAGCACCTGAATACTTCATGCACGGTGTTGTCGATGAGAAGACAGATGTGTTTGCATTTGGAGTCTTTTTGCTGGAGCTTCTATCTGGCAAAAAACCAGTAGATGGTTCTCATCAAAGCTTACACAGCTGG GCCAAACCTATACTCAGCCGAGGGGAGATTGAAAAAGTGGTAGATCCAAGAGTTGGAGGATTTTATGATGTTAAACAACTTGACAGACTTGCCTTGGCAGCATCCCTCTGCATTCGAGGTTCTTCCATTTGGCGTCCCACAATGAGTGAG ATATTGGAGGTAATGTTGGAAGAGGAAATTaatgaagaaaattggaaaatgccagaagaagaagaggagcaAGAAGAATTTTGGGGGTTTGAGGATCTGGAATGTGAATCTGATCATAGTTCCTTCTCAACTTCTCCACACGACTCAATCTCAACCGGGAGTTCCTAG